The Antechinus flavipes isolate AdamAnt ecotype Samford, QLD, Australia chromosome X, AdamAnt_v2, whole genome shotgun sequence DNA window CAATACAAAACTAGCAAATGGGAAAGCTGGGACCCAAATGTAGGGTCCTTTTCACTATTCCCTCCTGTCTCCCTGGGGGCGGGCCTGGAGACAAAGAAAACCCAGCTtgccaagttcaaatgtggccatCTACCTGGGTCACTTCACACTATTGGCCCGTTTCTTcgtctgcaaaatgagttggaggaaacggcaaaccactccactatctttgccaaagaaaatcaaatgggGTCACTGAGTCAGACACAAATCAACAACTGCCTCCCTAAGAAGCCCTTTCTTTAAGGGTTGGCTTTCAGAAGGGAGATGGCATCTTCTGAGCCAGCTCAACTctgcctcccccttcccttccccttcctcccccccccccccaagccttTTTGTTCAAATCAACTTTAACttagatcatagatctagagctggaaggtcTGATCATCTAGACCAAATGCTtccatttggaaaaggaaactgtGTTTCAGAGAGGTTCATTCATtcacatgcccaggatcacacagctcagaTACAAAGTCATTCCTGGCCCGTAATCCAGGACAGAGGAAGAAGTGACATTTTGAAGTCTGCTACACAGGCCTAGCTTTGAATACTTCCCAAGCTGCGGGTGACCCTGGGCCTGTTTTTTCAACTGACTCACAGGGATCTATTGCCTGGAACAACTACCATCTACAGAATGCTTATGAGGAAAGGGTATAATGGCTACAGCAATGGAAGCTctcattaaaaaaggaataagacCCCTCCAAGAGGTTCTGTGAATTCGAGAACTGCCCTGGGAACCCtatggagggaggagagacagacagacagacagacactttGGTGGGGCCAGTTCGCCCCAACCAGGTCCCCTGAGGACCCTGACAGGGATCGAGGACCTTCTCGCAGAAGGTCAGGCAGGGTGTAGTATCCCTGCTTTACTTTGTTGGGCGTTCCTATATGGTTAGCTCTTCCTCTGAGCTGGTGGGGGACAGGAAGAAGGGGAGGTTGCCATAACCTTTGCACCAACAGGGTGACTCAATAATTGGAGGACTGCGAATAAACAGTGGTTGGGGTTTGGGGCTTAATGGATTCCTGGCTTCTAGGTGGATGTATTGCAGTAACTGGCCTTTAATTAAGAGCAGCAAATTCTTCCCCTATCTGAGCTTTCAGCCAGTCTGATAAAAACCAAGAAGGAAAGCGATCATCAATCTAGAGTCAACCTTGACTACTGACATCgactttcattcttcctttcttcttccacagCTGGCTTTACTACCTCTGACTCCACCCAGGGGAGGAACAGCTCACCAGTTACATAACATCTTACCCTGACCTTCCACTGTGGACTCCTTAACAGTCCTTGGGAGAAGAAGCCTAGTGCAGGTGGCTCTAGGGAGTCTGGCTCCACTTTGGATAATTTTTGCTCCCAGGGAGCCTGGGCACATCAGGATTGGCACCAGGTTGCCAAAAGGCATTCTCATCTCTGGGGATTTTCCCGAGACAAAGTCCCTTGGGAAGCTGTTGGGGCCCCGCTTCCCAAAGATTGGACATCAGCAAAATGAGGGGTCGAAACAGCTTTGGCTATCATATTCTAAGACCCCaaatcctttccccttctttgggGAAGGCCATGTCTAAGGGCCCTTTCAAAATTTTAGTCCTAAGGACACTAATGCTAAAGTGAACCAGAGCTTCTTAAGAGAGCATTTATTTCCTACACAAAATTTTTTTAGTACATTCAGTCTTCTGGATGTCAGCTCAAGAGCTGGGCCCAGGTATTCTGGGCCTAGAATTTGTGTTATAAATCCCTTCttccaaaatacacacacatgctaCGAACCACTAAACCATGGTACTCATAATAACACCATAGGTTTGGCCTAGGCCAAGCCctgtataaaaatgaaaaccattactcatttttctttccatgatTTTGCTTTTACCACAGCCAAGTAGTTCACCACCAACTGGCCTGACGAGAATTATAATATGCTCAAAATGTTAAGCACCAAATTACGTAATGAAACATTTAATTACCATTTTAACAGATAGATAGGTAATGACTCATCACTGATGCAAGAATCGTTCCTGAATCAGCTGTCTGGATACAGTCAAGACCACCCGACTTGTTAGAATAAAAGTGAAAAGTAATACAAAAccagcaaaataaaaatgaggaaatgatatGGCATGCAATTAAATCAACTCTGATCGGACTTAAACAAGTAGACTCTAAAAAGTGAGAAATAAATGGAGACAAGACATTGACGATTATTATTATAACAGTTTCATATAGTTTAACCCATGTAAATCAATTGCCATAATTACGAGTCTCAAAGATCCTGAAAACTGCCTTAGTCAACAAACACTTGATCCGTTTGCTGAATGGAGGGATGGCAGACAAGAACACTACGCATCTAGAATATAAACAAGTTTGTAAAAATCTGATGGAAGCAGATGGCGGAAGGTTATGGAGGACACTACCTCTTAAAACCATGGGAAGCAGTAGAAGGTTGAAGAAGTGTTGATGAGAGACCCAACTAGAATAGGCATCCATCCTCAGAGCATTAAAGGATGAAAATAGAAGGATAAAGAGATCAAAGATGGAAAATATCTGCAATTATCTTGATTAATAAACTTTTCCCACCATCAAGGCAGCAAAGCTATCACATGTACTTTTAAGCGCAcatgaggaagtagaaatggcaaCTGAAGATGAGAAAATCAGTTAGGAGGTAACATCATTTAAAGGGCACTAAGACTTATTCTCAAGGTAGCTGAAAGGGAAGATGCTAACGCATGAAAAAATAGCTCAGACTTTTTATtactaaaaagaagagaaaggggaccTAGAGACTATCTGCAACTACTTTCCCTGcctatataaaattttctaagaATAATCTACACACATTGAGTGCATACTTAATAAAGTTATTAGAAATCAGCAAGCAGCCTTTCACAATTGAAATTCCACAAAGTATTTTGACTATCACATAACTGACTGAGAGTATGAGATTCCACTGTGCTTACTGTTTatcaaataaaacaagcattgGATTCGGTAGAGCAAACCACCACCTTAAAAGCTCTCCTCTGATTTGGGTCCTCTGCATGTCAATGGTATACACTGTCCCCTAAAACATGAAACACAACCTTGTTCCAAGACCCACTACTTAGAAATCTATTAAGCAAGGCAGAAACTAGAATATGTGTGCTCGCCAGATCTCTCTGCTCCCGTCCTGGAGAAGATCCGATGCGGGGTCCAGATGGCGGAGGGACTCTCTAGAGATGCTGATGCGCGCTAGAAGCTTCTGTGGCATGGAATGACGCTCCTCTGACCGCTTCAAGACTCCAGAACGCTGCAGGATGGATAGAGCCTCGTAAACGATATCCACAAATTTCTTTGAAGCGTTGGGTCTAACACTCCATAgcaggaaaaaaacccaaaaaacaaatggAGGAAGACTGTATCGCCCAGCAGATGAAATGTATTTGAATGGACAGTATACGGAACCCATCCATCAGTAGATATCCCAGGGATGATGAATTAGGCCCCAAACTGCACGTGAGGAAGAGAACAAGTGAAATTGCTTCTATGCAACTGCAGAGTTCTTTGAACGAGCCCAAGCTTCTCTTTCAAAGGAGTTAAATCAGTCCTAATTATTGAATACGTCTGGGGATATGCTGCTGAGAAATGGAACATGATAATCTCCACAGAAGCCATGTCGAAGACCATCCAGGGGATAACGGAGAGGCTCTTGGGGAGCCTGAGCAGGGTCCGGGCAAGGAATTACGGAGCGGGGTATCATCAAGAGACGTATGATTTCAAAAGAGAAGTCTTGTCACGTGCTGAGAGCAAGAGACAACTAGCAGGCAGCTCTCCAACACTATCCTCTTGCTGTCCAAAGAACCCAAGGAAGGACATTTGACTACTGTATGGACTCTCCCAGTTCTGAGAACCTTGAATGCTGCTTCTAAAGTCCTTAGGGAAGACATGTTGGAAGAAATGGCCATACTGCTGAGATGACAGATCCCGGAGTAGACGTACTGTGCATCACAAGCAATAAAATGCCGAAGATGAGGGCCTGAGCCAGCTCCCCCTCCTCTTCAAGACCCGGCAAACGTTTCTGCAAATCTGTAGCCTGTGGCCTCCGAGAAGACAACGGACGATCTCTGCAAGATGTCAGTTATGAATTAGCAAACAAAGCTCTCGGAAGAGCTGCAAGGGAAGAATTGTTGACTTCAATGAACTTAAGGTGAAGAAAAGAGGTGGGAAGCAGTGGCACCAGAAGAAGTCCCAGGATCTCACGTCCCTGTCATAGCCTCCACGTGGGACCAAAGCGAGTGCTGGTGAGACCCCTAAGGCACTGTTGTTATTTGCAAACTGCTTCAAGTAGTGCCTGAGGAACAGTCTGTGAAGGCTGGCCTTGGGTGTCCACCAGAGTTCAGTTATGGCCCTGTTGCTGATTCCTGAAAATGATGCCAAGAGGCAGGGAAAATCTTGGCCCCTGATTCTGTCCTTTTGTAAATGCCACGGTGCCCAAAGTACTTGGAGGGCAGAAGGGGGTTGTCACCAGTGGTTACGAGTGTAAAGAATTCACTGAGATCTTCCATGGACAAGCGGCTTCTACGTAGCCCGGCCTAGGAAAGGGCTTGGTTCCATGGAGGCTTAAAACGCATGGGACTTTATCTTTTTAAACAATCCATACAACAATCAATAATACAGAGCCATTTCTCATTGCTTTTTCCTTTCCACTTACTTGGGAATGTCTGGGAAACTGGGAATCTCTGCTCAAGTGTGACGTCTGCAACAGCTGTCAGCTCATCAGCTAGGCTACAAGTGCACACTTAAGTCTTTTGACACTTTATTGAATGCACAGCAAGATGAACTGTCTCTGATGTCATTGTACACgggagagggaggagggcagGGGAGTGGGAACCTGTACAACTTTCCTTTGGAGGCGAAGATTCGAGCCCCTCTGGTCCTATTTCTTCTTGATGAAATTAACCCATATTCTGCCGGTTGCCATAACCCCGTGGATGTGTGTCCTTCCAGTCGTCCCAATTACGCTTTTTGAGTAATGACTCTTCATCATCCTCTTCTGACTTTGTTTCCTGATCCTCATCTTGATCTGCCTCCTGATTGAGGGTCACTAAAAGAGGCAAAGGCAGGAAGAAGGAGTGACCATAAAGCAAAGCTGACCAGAACTCCCCTGAACTTCTCAGGCCCTCGTTCCAGTCTGAAGGTAACGGGGGTAAGCCCAAGCCCTCTAGGGAAACACTACTGAGGGTAAATAACAGCCCCAGAGGACACCCAAATTGGTTCATAAGGACAAAAAGTTCATCAGAGCTACTCTCAGTCCAGAGTTTCCTTCCAGTCAGCAGATCCAAAgtacaggaaaagaagaaaaaaaaaaaaaaaagctgccatgAAAAGTACTGGTGATGGAAGGTAAGAGGAAAAGGTGGGCATCAGAGGGGGCACAGATGCAGTTCACGCTCTTTTACTGAGCTCAGGGTGATCGATTGGTGCTGGATCCATGGGGCTCAACAAACAGAGAACGTGTGGATTGCACTGATCAAGTTAGCTCCAACACAGCAAGGCCCCAGGCCTAGCCACAGCACCTGGCACAGGGTGAATGCCCAAGACCAGTCAACCGCTCACCAGTTTAGAATTTACACTACCCCTTTGGAAAGGAAACTGCCCACAGTTGGTAATCCAAATAAAAGGACTCTGAGAACCGAGTTCTGTTTCTAAAGCCCTAGCATAAACTACAGTAGCCTCTCCCGTTGGCTACTGATTTCAACAACATGGAGCGCGAGCCTGGCATTTCTTTCTGTGTTCAGTTCCTATTATCCCACCCACTTCCTACATCCCTTTGCTTTAGTCCTTGAGCAGAGTACCTGGAACACAGGTTAAGTGCCTAAGAAGTGCTGGCCAATTGGTTTGTACCTTTTGAATTCTTGAATGTGTCCCATTTTTGGCGTTGCTCATACCAGTCATTCACTGTCATGGTCGCCAAGCTGGGATAGCCAGAGCCAAATACCCTTGGGAAAGTAAATCAGCAAAAGAGAGTTAAACAAAAACAGCCCCTTCCGTTCAGTGACAGGCTCACTGAATGAGTCAGCAGCTGTCTCCATTCAGAGTCACCCACCGAGAGCTCAGAAAAACTATGGCACCCCTAGGATAAGCTAACTGGGCTTCAGCAGACTAAGAGCAAGGCCAGGTTTTCATCAGAAGACAAAACATCTTCCAGGGAGGGAAGTCAGTCTAAGAAACCAACAGAAGGGATGCAGCTGACAACTGTCCAGATGAGGCTTTACTGTGGATCAGTCTCCCGCCCTTCCCCACCCCTGCCTCCCACCCAGGTATAGAGGAAGCTCCACAACTGTTCTCTCCTGTGTCTCTTAGCCAGGGGACACAAAATGAAATCCTCAGGGAATGAGCGGTCTTTCTATCTGTAACTGAGGGAGAAAGGATGCCACCTCCTCAGAGTTGGAAGGTCCCGAGGCCAATCTCAAACCATACTACGAACCTCATCTGCACCGGCCCCAACAAGCAGCCATCCAGTCTGGGTGTGAAGCTGACAGCACCACCTCACTAAACgcccccttccttccctgcccTCAGGCGGACACAAGGCTCGGTAGGAAGGTTTTCCTTCTTCAACCTCTTTCTTTTAGGTCTCATCTAAGTGTTAGGTttaggaggaaagaggaagaagtctCCACAGGGGAGAAGGTCACCTTTCCATGATGCTCATCAGGTTTGTAACACGCCTCTGCCATATCAGCCTGTCGCCAGAAGGCCCACAAGAGCAAGCTCCCTTCCAGGTGCTACTTACTTGGCCTGGGCAGTGTCCCGAGTGAGGATAAAAGGTTTGGTTGGAGCTCTGTTCTGAGGAGGCACCCGAGAAGTTGATGGCTGAAAAGGCAAAGGATAACAATTAGTTATCCCACCACCACCAAAGAAGTTCTGAGAGTGTTCTTAGAATCTCAGAAAGCCCTAGGTTACAATCAAGTCATTGAGCATCACTTCCTGTTCTCTGTCTCCCAGAAACAGCAGGAGCAGACTAGgaatggggtcacagaaagcTCTCGCAGGAACCATCTTTCCCCCAAATCAACAGTCTGCTTTTAAAAACTACTACTTGGACAAGGTCATTCCAAAGCTTTTATCCATTTCTAACCTACTTCCTTTTCCTAGCACTTAAGACCCTCTTCTTAGCCTTGccttcagtggagaaatgcagctGGCAAGCGCCTGCTTCTTGACAAATGGCTGTTATGTCTGGGCCTTCCTCGCCCCCTCTAAGCCTAGCCAGTAGTCCTATGCTCTCTAGCAGGAAAAGCGTCAAAAGAAAGCTCCAGGATTTCTCACACTGTCCTCCATAGAAAGTCAGAGGCACGTGAACATCTCCAGCACCTCCTTCCCAAACAATACAGGCAAAGATGATGTGGCTAATTTCGGCCAACCCCATCACTTCCAGAGCCAGTCCCAAGGCCACGTGGGGGACTGGGGGTCTAGGGCGGGAGCAAAACACAGATGGCTCCTTGACTTTAAAACCTCAAACCCCACTGTGTTTCAGGTGACCTTGGGAAAGGCCCTTCAGAGAGCCTGTTAATTCCTTCGGCTTTGAATGAAGTAGCTCTAGAATGAATTCTctgagaagccaggaagttgctcTGAGCAGAGCACTTCCAGGGTAATTCATGGAAAGCagacaaggaaaaaagaagggcTATTCTCTATAAGCGGGGAGAGGGTCCTCAAGGCTGCAGGGCGGCCTCGCGGGACCCACCTAGCTCAACAATGACAATGGATGTTTGATTCTGAAAACTGAGACTGCAATGTCATTTGAGGAATTCTCTGTGGAGGTTCTAGGTCATCATGTAGCACCCACTCTTAGAAACCCACAGCAGAAATGCAATCCCACTCCTACCTGTTTTCCCAAGTCTCGGGCTTTCAGGATCACTATTTCTTGGTCGATGCTCTCAATCTCCTCCAAACTGATGTTGACCCACTTCTGTAAGTGAAGCAGGTAATATTCTCGAACTTGTTCCTCATCTGCTCGGCCATTTTCTACAGCAGATTCCAGAGATGCCAACTTGTTCTCCAGCTCCTTCTTCTGCTTGTATCTGTCCCACAGAATTCAATCCCACAAACACTGATGAAGTGCCTACTAGGTGCCTGGCCCTGTTCTAGGGGCtggggggtacaaagaaaggcaaaaaaaggagTCTCTGTCTGCCACTAGCTGGGAGATGGATTTTGACATCAGAGGGGTCCATGTCGAAGACTCGGTGACTGAAGCATTCCAGCTCACCATTTCCTTTGGAAGAGAAAGCAAACCTAAGAAGCCTTACTTGGGAACCTCAAGAAGGAGGctatcccttcttccccccctcccaaaTGACTTGAACAAGCTCATAGCCATTTTCCTAAGTACAATTATCACAGCAGGATGAAGCAGCATATAAACAGTCAACATAATTTCTCCCACTCTCAGGAAATAAGCCAGTCTAGAAAGCTGCTGATGCACTATCCTGCCTCGGTAGTGGTgtcaggttttataacccataaCCCACAATTCCTCTGAGCCACCGGGAAGAGATTATGAGAAATGGCTAGGAACTGAAGCTAAAGAGACAGAATCTGTTCTCAGAAGTTTTCATCTTTAGACAATCAGCTCAACATGTGGTCAATAGAATCTAATTTTTCTCCAGGACACAGAATACCCCTTTGGGGCATTCTGTTTAGGAGTTAAGCAACATCATTTCCCACCGAATCTTAATAATTGGTTGAGACGTCAGAGACCACAGAGGTTCACCTTCCCATCCACGTTAGACTACCCACTATATGTCTAACAGGCAGTCATCGTCTTAAACACTTTCAGTGAGCAGGGGCTGGTCAGTCAGCCAATAAATGTCTAAGTGCTCAGACTCCAGGCGCTGTGCTGGACAGCGTgaattgttagaaagttcttcGTATGTGACATTTGTGTgcagcatatatatacatatatatgtggcatttatatagtactctaaagtttgcaaagcacttcacatgtatcatttcattttatcctcatcacAACCCTCAGAGGTAGGTGGTATTATTGTtaccattttacagctgagttaactgaagcagacagaaattaaatgatttgtccagtatcGTACAGCTAGTAATTCTCCGGTGCTCTATTCCCTGTGGTGCCACTTGGATGCAACCTGAAATATGCCTTTCCATTGATTCCACTTCTGTCATTCTGAAGAGTTCAGGACAAATATTCCGTTCGATCAGCAAGCGTGGATTAACACCCACTCTGTGCCGAGCACTTTGTTAGATGCTAGAGACGCATACACAAAACCGAGACAGGTTATAACCTAAGCAACTTGCATTCTGTGGAGGGAATACAATACATTCCCAGATAAGTGAATACCTGGGGGtacttttggggggaaggagagaagagagaagagagagagagaagagaatatgaacGAGAGAGAATATGTGATGGAACTAAGCAGGCTGAGATGGTCTGCAAAGACCTCTTTAAGAAGGCGGCCTTGAGCCAAATGGGTGGCCTTGTGAGTGCCTCAAATCAGCAATCAAACTGCTTCATCATCTTTTTCCAGGCCAAATAATTCTGGATCTTTGAACCATTTCTCACAACATGGCTTCCAGACCCTTCATCATGCTGATCACCCTCCACCGGATGCCTCTTAAAATGGAGTAACCAGACACATGTGGCCTACATAACTAGGCTCAATGGCACAACCTTGGGATTCATTGATACTCTTTAAGGCAACATAAGATTGTGCTAGTGTTTCTCCCAACATATTCTTAACAATTAGCAACATCTGATAGAAACAGCTAAACTGAGATCTGCCCGCAGGGGCAGAGGGAGCAACCGTACCAATGATAATTCTAGGAAAGTGTCATGTTACAATCAACAACGGATTCCCTGGCAATGGGATCTCAAGGGCGACACATCTGGGCCTGACCCAGATAAGGTC harbors:
- the IGBP1 gene encoding immunoglobulin-binding protein 1; the protein is MAEAVAAATEDEEEIVGPRLPQLLETGRRLLGEVEDTNESTNSRFIQEKVKQGLESLEKASRMMAQLDLFSPNEDLEEISSTDLKYLLVPALQGALTLKQISFNHRLEQVQTARAHFMDFLKQCQNYQVTKFELPSTQDNPPGKKSFDGPTGSQQSLVAMASHRQAKIERYKQKKELENKLASLESAVENGRADEEQVREYYLLHLQKWVNISLEEIESIDQEIVILKARDLGKQPSTSRVPPQNRAPTKPFILTRDTAQAKVFGSGYPSLATMTVNDWYEQRQKWDTFKNSKVTLNQEADQDEDQETKSEEDDEESLLKKRNWDDWKDTHPRGYGNRQNMG